ACCCGGCCACCTTGACCGGCTCGAGCACCGCGAACGGGGTCACCCGCCCGGTGCGGCCGACGTTGACCTGGATGTCGAGCAGCTTGGTGTTGACCTCCTGCGGCGGGTATTTGAACGCGATCGCCCAGCGCGGCGCCTTGCTGGTCGAGCCGAGCCGGCCCTGTAGCGCGAGCTCGTCGACCTTGACCACCACGCCGTCGATCTCGTGCTCGACGGCGCGCCGGTGCGTGCCGTAGTAGGCGATGTAGTCGTCGACGCCGGCCAGGTCGTCGACCACCTTCCACCGCTCGCTGGTCGGCAGCCCCCACTTGCGCAGCGACTCGTAGGAATGCGACTGCGACTTCGGCGCGAAGCCCTTGCGGGCGCCGATGCCGTGCACGACCATCCGCAGCGGCCGGGACGCGGTGACCCGCGGGTCTTTCTGGCGCAGGCTGCCCGCGGCCGCGTTGCGCGGGTTGGCGAACGGCGCCTTGCCCTCTTCGACCAGGGCGGCGTTGAGGTCGGCGAACGCGGAGACCGGGAAGTAGACCTCGCCGCGCACTTCGAGCAACTCGGGCACGTTTTTGCCGGTGAGCCGCTCCGGGATGCCCTGGATCGTGCGCACGTTGCCGGTGACGTCTTCGCCGGTGCGCCCGTCGCCGCGGGTCGCGCCCCTGACCAGCCGGCCCTTCTCGTAGGTCAGGTTGATCGCCAGGCCGTCGACCTTGAGCTCGCAGAGGAAGCGCACCGGGCCGCCAGCGTCGCGGACCGTGCGCTCGGCCCAGGCCGCCAGCCCCTCGGTGCTGAACACGTTGTCGAGGCTGAGCAGCCGCTCAAGGTGCTCGACCGCGCGGAACTCGGTGGTGAAACCGCCCACCCGCTGCGTCGGCGACTCGGGAGTGCGCAGCGCCGGATATTCGTCTTCGAGCGCGATCAGCGCCCGCATCAGCTTGTCGAACTCGTCGTCGGAGACGGTCGGCGAGTCGAGCACGTAGTAGCGGTAGGTGTGCCCGTCGATCTCCTCGGCCAGGGCGGCATGCCGCGTGCGGGCCTCGTCCGGCGGCTCGGCACCCGCGGCCGCCGCCTGCGCGGCAGTCACGCGCTGGTCAGGGAGCTCTTCGTCGGACACCGCTCAAACCTCCGGACGACTAAGGCCAACAACAGCAACCTAGCCGCCCCGTACGACAAAGTCTCAGACCTCGAAGACCAGACAGAAGGGATGCCCGGCCGGATCCTCGAAAACCCGGAAATCCGCACCGTCACCAGGCAACCGCTTCGCGCCCAGCGCGAGAGCCTGCGCCGAGGCCCGGTCGATGTCGTCGACCATCACGTCGAGGTGCATCTGCTGCGGCCGCTCCGGGTCGGGCCAGTGCGGTTGGCGCAGCCCGGGCGCCATCTGGAAGGCGATCCGGATGCGGTCATCGGAGATCACCACCCAGCCCTCCCGCTTGTGCACCACGGGCATGCCCAGCAACTCGCTGTAGAACCCGGCCAGAGCGGGCGGATCCGGACAGTCGATCACGACGTTGTAGAGGCGGCCGATCATGCGGATCATCCTTCCCCACGTTGCCGCGGGCTATTCCTCGACCAGACGCCGACCGGCGTCGCGGCAGGCCGCCAGCACGTCCTTGGCGTAGGTCGCCGAGGCACCGGCCAGCCCGCAGGTCGGCGTGACCACGACCTGGCGGCGCAGCAGGTCAGCGCTGAAGCCGAGCTGGTTCCAGACCCCGCGTACCCGATCAACAAGATCTTTGTGACCGGGCGCCCGCGCACCGCTGGTCGGCGCCACGCCAGCCAGCAGGCCAACCCCGGCGTCGATCGCCTCGCCCAGCGGATCGAGCGAGCCGACCAACGAAAGATCAAGGGAAAGGGCCGAAGCACCAGCCGAGACGAACAGCGAAATGGGTACGTCGGCCGCGCAGCAATGGAACGTGACCGGGGCGCCGACCCCGCTGACCAGCGCCCGCAGCGCGTCGGCGGCCGTGTTGGTCTCCACCGCCCGGTAGGCGCTGAACCCGCTCTCGGTCGGCACGTGCCCGGCCAGCACCGTCGGCAACGCCGGCTCGTCGACCTGGAGCAGCACGGTCGCACCCGGCAGCCGGCGGCGTACGTCGTCGACGTGGGTCCGCAGCCCTTCGGTCAACGACGTGATCAGGTCGCGGACCGCGCCCGGGTCGCGCAGCAGCCGCCCGCCGACCGGCAGGTCGACGTTGGCCGCCAGCGTGTAGGGCCCGGCCGCCTGCACCTTGACCACACCCGTGAAGCCGTCACCCTGCTCGGTGAGCTGGTCGAGGTCGCGGTCGAGGAAGTCGGCGGCGCGGCGCAGGTCGCGCCCCGGCCGCGCGGCGATCCGCCAGGTGCCGACGTAGAGCTCGACCGGCAGGTCGACCAGGAACGCCGAGGTGCGGCCGATGATGTCGGCGCCGGGGCCGCGGTCGGGCAACTCGGCGAGGTGCGGCAGGTCCGGCAGCTCCCCGAACACCACCCGTTGTGCCTCGGCGATGTCGTCGCCGGGCATCGAGCCGACGCCCGTCGCGCTGCCGGCCGGCCAGGGCCAAGGTTGCTGCTCATTCACGAGGCAGGAGCCTACCGATCACCCGGGTACGGGTGACCGGGTGACCGTCCCGCCACAGCCAGACAACATCACGGCCGAACGACTCGAGCAGCAGCGCGAAGGCGATCAGCAGCAGCACCAGGGTGGGCCGGAACGGCAACACGCCGGCGGTCGCGGTGACCAGGGCGATGCCCTGCGTCGCGGCGACCACCTTGCGCCAGTAGCGGGGCGGCAGCGTGCCGCGCATCCAGCGGGTCGACCAGATGCCGGCCAGGAACGCGTAGCGCATCGCGCCGATCGCGAGCACCCACCAGCCGGCCGTGTGTGCCACGTACGCACTGAGCACCAGCACCAGGAACGAGTCGGCCTCCATGTCGAACCGCGCGCCGAACGCCGAGGTGGTGCCGGTGCGTCGGGCGACCTGCCCGTCGACGCCGTCGAGCAGCAGCGCGACGACCACCAGCCCGACCACCATCGCGACCGGCGGGGTGCGCTGGATGCCGTCGACCACGAGGGCGGCGACGGCACCGATCAGGATCGTCCGGCCGGCGGTCACCCAGTCGGCGGGCCCGTACGTGCTGAGTCCAGATGACGACAGTCCGTGTTGGAGCAGGATCATCGTGCTGATCGCGAACGCGGCGCCGGCCACCCAGCCAAGGGGGCCGAGGCCAACCGCCGCGGCCACCGCCGCAAGCACGGTGAACTGGGCAAACATGCCGACCAGCGGGCCGGACCGAACCATGCGCATCGTTCCTCCGTGTCTTTAAGCGGCACATGATGACACGGGAAATGGGATCGTTCGGTTCATGAAGATGACGGAGAGCCACGAATGAGCCGCTCGGAACGGGCATTCTGGGTGGTCGCGCCCGGTGCTGGCGAGGTCCGACCGGCCGATGTCGCGGAGCCCGGTCCCGACGAGGTCCGGGTGCGCACGATCCGCTCCGGCGTGAGCCGTGGCACGGAGACGCTGGTGTTCCGCGGCGCGGTGCCGGAGAGCCAGCACACCGCCATGCGGGCGCCGTTCCAGGAGGGTGATTTCCCTGGTCCGGTGAAATACGGCTACCTCAACGTCGGCGTCGTCGCGGAGGGCCCGGCCGAGTTGCGCGGGCGCACCGTCTTCTGCCTTTACCCCCATCAGACGGGGTACGTCGTGCCGGCCACCGCGGTCGTCCCGGTGCCCGACGACGTCCCGCCCGCGCGCGCGGTGCTGGCCGGCACGGTGGAGACCGCCGTCAACGCCCTCTGGGACGCCGCGCCGCTGGTCGGCGACCGGGTCACCGTGGTCGGCGGCGGGATGGTCGGCTGCGGCGTCGCGCGGCTGCTGGCCCGCTTCCCGGGCGTCGCGGTCGAACTCGTCGACGTCGACCCGGCACGGGCCGCCACGGCCGCCGCCCTCGAGGTCGATTTCGCCCATCCGGAGGACGCCGCGACCGACCGTGACCTGGTCTTCCACGCCAGCGCGGCGGAGGCCGGGCTGCGCCGCTCGCTGGAGTTGCTCCGGCCGGAGGGCACGGTGATCGAGCTGAGCTGGTATGGCGACCGCGAGGTGAGCGTGCCGCTCGGTGCCGGGTTCCACTCGGGACGCCTGAACATCCGGGCCAGCCAGGTCGGCATGGTCGCGCCGGCCCGCCGGTCGAGCCGTTCCTACGCCGACCGCCTCGCCCTGGCCCTCGAGTTGCTCCGCGACCCGGCGTTTGACGCGCTGGTCAGCGGGCAGCACCCCTTCGAGCGACTGCCCGAGGTGCTGTCAGCCCTCGCGTCTGGCAGCCTTGCCGGGTTGTGCCACGTCATCACCTACGGAGAGTAGAGAAACACATGTTCAGCGTTACCGTGCGCGACCACATGATGATCGCCCACAGCTTCCGCGGCGAGGTCTTCGGCCCGGCGCAGCAGTTGCACGGCGCGACCTTCCTGGTCGACGCCACCTTCCGCCGCGCCGAGCTCGACGCCGACGGCATCGTGGTCGACATCGCGCGCGCGTCCGACGAGCTCAAGGCCATCGTGGGGCAGTTCAACCTGCACAACCTCGACGACGACCCGACGCTGGCCGGGGTCAACACGACGACCGAGGTGCTCGCCAAGGTCATCGCCGACCGGCTGGCCGAGCGGGCGACGGCCGGCGATCTCGGCGAGGGCGGCCGTGAGCTGGCCGGGATCACCGTGACCCTGCACGAATCGCACATCGCGTGGGCGAGCTACGAGCGATCGTTGTGAACCTTTCGCCGCCGGGCGGCGTACACGTCATCGTGCCTGACGAGATCGACGACCCGAGCGCGCCGAGTGGCGGCAACGCCTACGACCGGCGGGTCTTCGATGGTCTGGCGGCGCTCGGCTGGGCGGTCCGGGAACACCCGGTCCCGGTCGGCACGGCCCTGGGCCCGGTGCTCGACACGCTGCCCGACGGCGCGCTCGTCCTGGTCGACGGGCTGCTGGCCACCTCGGTCCCGGTCGACCGGGTCGGCCGCCTGCGACTCGTGGTGCTGGTCCACATGATCTTCGGCGGGCCTGGTGAGCGCGAGGTGCTGGCGGCCGCCGACGCGCTGCTGACCACCAGCGAGTGGAGCCGGCGCAACGTGCTCGACACCTACGGCCTGCCGGCCTTCGTGGCCGCACCCGGGGTCGAGCCGCAGCCGGTCACGCCGCCCGGCGCGACCGGGTCCCGGCTGCTCTGCGTGGCCGCCGTGCTGCCGCACAAGGGGCACGACGTGCTGGCCAAGGCGCTGGCGATGCTGCCGGAGGCCGGCTGGACGTGCGTGTGCGTCGGTTCGCTGTCGCGGGCACCCGAATTCGCCTCGGACGTGCGCGCCGGCGCGCCGGCCGGCATGCGTTTCGTCGGGCCGCGCACCGGCGCCGACCTCGACGCCGCCTACGCCGACGCCGACCTGCTGGTGCTGCCGTCCCGCGCCGACTCCTACGGCATGGTGGTGACCGAGGCGCTGGCCCGCGGCATCCCGGTGCTGACCACGACCGCCCAGGGGCTGCCCGACACGCTGGGCCGGGCGCCGGACGGCAGCCGCCCGGGGCTGCTGGTACCGCCCGACGACCCGGCCGCGCTCGCCGCCGCGCTGCGGCGCTGGCTCACCGAACCGTCCGCCCGCGATGCGCTGCGCGCGTCGGCCCAACTGCGTCGAACGACGCTGACGGGCTGGCCGGTCACCGCGAAGCTGGCTTCCGATGTCCTGTCCACGGTCGCGATGCGGGAGAGCACGAGCAGATGACGAGCACCCTGATGCCCGGGGTCAGCCCCGACTGGCTGAGCCTGCGCGAACCCGCCGACGCGCGGTCGCGCGCCGCCGACCTGGTCGACGACCTGCGCGAACGGGTCGGCGACGCGCCGCGCATGGTGATCCACGACCTCGGCTGCGGCACCGGATCGGCCGCCCGCTGGCTGGCGCCGAAACTCCCCGCGGCGCAGCACTGGATCATGTGGGACCGCGACCCGGACCTGCTCGCCGCCGCCCTGGCCGGGAAGCCGGACGGGATCACCGCGGCGACCCGGGTGCGCGACATCGGCACGCTGCACGCCGCCGACCTGGCCGGTGCCGCGCTGGTCACCGCCTCCGCGTTGATCGACATCCTGACCGTCGACGAGGTGGACGCGATCGCTTCGGCGTGCGCCGGGGCCGGCGTACCCGCGCTGATCATGCTTTCGGTCGTTGGCCGCGTGGAGTTCACGCCCGCGGACCCGTTCGACGCGGAGGTGGCCGCCGCGTTCAATGCGCACCAGCGGCGCAGCGTCGGCGGGCGCCGGCTGCTCGGCCCGGACGCGGTCGCCGCGCTGGATGAGGCGTTCGCCCGGCACGGGGTGGCGACCACGCTGCGGCCAAGCCCGTGGCAACTCGGCGCCGACGACCGGGCGCTGCTCGAGGTCTGGTTCCGGGAATGGCTGGCCGCGGCGGTCGACCAGGTGCCCGCGCTGGCCGCACCGGCTGCCGGCTATGCCCGGCGCCGCACGGCGGAGATCGCCGAGGGGCGGCTCACCGCGAGCGTCCACCACGTCGACCTGCTGGCCCTACCGTGACCAAGGCGCAGATCTGGGGCTGGGTCCGGCTCGCCGGCGGTGCCGCCCTGCTCGGCGTGCTGGTCTGGCGGCTGGGCAGCGGACCGTTCCTCGACGGCATCCGCGGCGTCAACGCGACCGCGCTCGGCACCGCCTTCGGCCTCGGCGTGGTGACCACGGTCGCGTGCGCCTACCGGTGGGCGCTGGTGGCCCGGGCGCTGGGCGTGACGCTGCCGCTGCGCGAGGCGGTCGGCGCCTACTACCGGGCCCAGTTCCTCAACACCACGCTGCCCGGCGGCGTGGTCGGTGACGTGCACCGGGCGGTCCGGCACGGCAAGGACATCGGTGACGTCGCCCTGGGCGTACGCGCGGTCGTGGTCGAACGGATGGCCGGCTTCGTGGTGACGATCGCCCTGTCGGTGGTCACGCTGGCCATCTTCCCGTCGCCGGTGCGCAAGCACATGCCGCTGGCCGTCGCCGCGATCGGCGTCGTGGCCCTGGTGGCCTACGTGATCAAGGGCAGGTTCCGGCTGCGCACCGGGCTCGCCTCGCCGGGCACCGGCATCGGCGTGGTGGTCACGACGGCCGTCGTGCTCGCCGGCCACCTGATCACCTTCCTGGTCGCGGCCCGGACGGCCGGCGCGACCGCGCCGCTGCGCCTGCTGGCCCCGCTGACCCTGCTCGCGCTGCTGGCCATGGCGCTGCCCTGCAACATCGCCGGCTGGGGACCCCGCGAAGGCGTCGCCGCCTGGGCCTTCGGTGCGGCCGGGCTGACCTCCGGCCAGGGGGTCTCCACGGCGGTCGTATTCGGCGTGTTGGCCCTGGTCGCGAGCCTGCCGGGGGCCGTGGTGCTGGTGCTGCGTTGGGCGGACGGTAGGCGCGCGGCCGAGAAACCGGTAATGCTGGAGCCTGACGGGGACACCGGTGTCCAGCGGCAATTGGAGTACAGCCATGGCTGAGCGGCCTTACATCCTGCTGAGCTGCGCCATGTCGATCGACGGCTATGTCAACGACTGCGGCGACGAGCGCCTGCTGCTCTCCAACGAGGCCGACTTCCTGCGGGTCGACGAGGTCCGGGCCGGCTGCGACGCGATCCTGGTCGGCGCCGAGACGCTCCGCCGCGACAACCCCCGCCTGGTGGTGAAGTCGCCGGAGCACCGCGACGCCCGGGTGGCCCGCGGCGAGCACCCCTCGCCGCGCAAGGTGACCGTCACCGAGGGCGGCGGGCTCGACGCCGAAGCCGAGTTCTTCCAGTCGGGCGAGGCGGAGAAGCTGGTCTACTGCGCGAGCTCCACAGTGGATCAGGCGCAGGCGCGGCTGGGCCGGCACGCCACCATCGTCGATGGCGGCCAGCCGGTCAACCTCCGCCGGGTCACCGAAGACCTTTACGCTCGCGGTGTCGGCCGGCTGATGGTCGAGGGGGGCAGCACCATCCACACCCAGTTCCTGACCGAAGAGCTCGCCGACGAGCTGCACCTCGTGGTGGCGCCGTTCTTCGTCGGCGACGCCAAGGCACCCCGCTTCGTCGGCGAAGGGGAGTTCCCCTGGAGCCAGGAGCGCCGGGCGACACTGGCCGAGGTCCGCCAGGTCGGCGACGTGGTGCTGCTGCGCTACGCGCTCTCGTCCCGGTTCGGCACCGTCTGATGAGGAGATTGATGGACGACGCGACGATACGCACGCAGGTATCGGTCCCCCTTCGGTTCCCGGACGGCTACAGCACCCTCGCCGAAGTGTTCACGTTCCGCGGGCTGGCCGACGACCGCGAGCACATCGCGCTCGGGCTCGGCGACTGGCGCGGCACGTTGGACCGCGACGAGGCCCCGTTGGTGCGGCCGCACAGCGAGTGCCTGACCGGTGACGTGTTCGGCAGCGAGCGCTGCGACTGCGGCCCGCAGTTGCGCGAGGCGGTCGAGCGGATCAGCAACGCCGGCGGGCTGCTGCTCTACCTGCGGCAGGAGGGGCGGGGGATCGGGCTTTACGCGAAGCTCGACGCGTACGCGTTGCAGGACACCGGCATGGACACCTACGAGGCCAACCTCGCGCTCGGGCATGCCGAGGACGAACGCGACTACACGGTCGCCGCGCAGATGCTGGGCGCCCTGGGCGTGTCCCGGATCGCGTTGCTGACCAACAATCCCGACAAGGAAGAACAGCTCACTTCGTTGGGTGTGAAGGTGACCAAGCGGGTGCCGACCCGGTTGCATCTGTCCCCCGCCAATGCCGGCTACCTAGCCGCGAAAGCGAGGCACGCCCGGCGCACCATCGAACCCGATTGGCTCGCTTCGTGAAAAGCCGCATCCTCACCGGGCTGGCCGCCTTCTTCGTGCTGGTCCTGCTGCTCCTCCCCGACGACTACGCCTCGCTGAGCCCGTGGGGCATCGTGGTGATCCCGCTGGAGGCACTGGTCGGCGTCGCCGTCGTGGTGCTGCTGCCGGCCCGGGCCCGCACCATCGTCGGCATCGTCGCCGGCGTGCTCCTCGGCGCGGTCAGCATCCTCAAGGTGCTCGACCTAGGCTTCGGCGTCACGCTGTCGCGCCAGTTCGACCCCCTCTCCGACTGGTCGCTGTTCCGCGCCGCGGAGGAGTGGCTATCCGAGTCGTTCGGCAAGCCCGGCGCGATCGGTGCCGTCATCGGTGCCATCCTGCTCGCGCTGGCGATCCCGGTGCTGGCGACGCTGTCGATCCTGCGGCTGTCCCGCGTGGTGGCCGTGCGGAAGACCCTGGCGCTGCGGGTCGTCGCGGTGCTCGGGGTGGTCTGGGTCGCGCTGGCCGTGCTGGGCGTGCACGTAGTGCCGGGGGTGCCGATCGCGGGGCGGGAAACCGCGTCGGCCGCCTATGGGCACGCCGCCCAACTGCGTGAGGACATCAGCGATCAGGCGGCGTACGCCAAGGAAGAGGCCACCGACGCCTACCGCGACGTACCCTCTGATCAGCTTTTGCAGGGCTTGCGCGGCAAAGACGTGATCTTCGCGTTCGTCGAGAGCTACGGCCGCGACGCGGTCAACTACCCGCAGACGGCTTCGCTGCTGGCTTCCCGGTCACAGCAGTTGACCGCGGCGGGCTTCCAGACCCGCAGCGGCTGGCTCACGTCGTCGACCATCGGCGGCGGGAGCTGGCTCGCCCACTCGACATTCCAATCTGGACTATGGATCAACAGCCAGCGACGGTACGGGAAATTCACCGAAGGCTCGCGCTACACCCTGACGTCGGCGTTCGACAAGGCCGGCTGGCGCACGGTCGCGGTGATGCCGGCCAACCGGCGCGACTGGCCCGAGGGCAAGGTCTACGGTTTCGACAAGGAATACGACGACCGCACCCTCGGCTACAAGGGCCAGGGTTACGCGTTCTCGTCGATTCCCGACCAGTTCACCATGCAGTCGTTCCAGCGGTCGGAACTCGCGCAGCCGCTGAACGCCCGCAAGCCGGTGATGGCCGAGATCGACCTGCTGTCCAGCCACGCGCCGTGGGAGCCGGTGCCGCCGATGATGGACTGGGACGCGCTGGGCGACGGTTCCACCTACCCAGGCAATGAAGGCAAGGGCGGCAACCCGGACGCGATCAACAACGAAGACGTCAGCAAGGTCCAGGACAACTACCGCCGCACGGTCGAGTATTCGGTCGACAGCCTGGTGTCCTATATGGAGAAATACGGTAACGACAACACGGTGATGGTGATGCTCGGCGACCACCAGCCGTCGCCCGTCATCACCGGCCCCAACCCCAACCGCGACGTGCCGATCACGGTGATCGCCAAGGACCCGAAGGTGATCCCGAAGATCGAAAGCTGGGGCTGGGAACCAGGCCTCGCCCCGTCGGCGAACGCGCCGGTCTGGCGAATGGACGCGTTCCGCGACAAGTTCTTCGCGGCCTTCGCCAAGCCCTGACTTTCAGTTCTTGTTATCGAGCAAGCCGGTCAGGAGTGACCGCAGGGCGCGCTCGAAGAGATCGCTCCGCGGCGGGTTGCCGGGTGTGGCCAGTGCCGTGGTCAGGTGCGGATAGGTCGCCGGGTCGAGGTTCGCGAACGGGTTTCGGGCGTTCGCGGGCGGGTTACGGCTGAAGAGAACGACGGTGCCGGTGACGACGGCGATCGCCTCGAACTTGGCGGCGGTGGGTGCCAGGGTCGGTTCAAGGACACCCAGACAGTGGTCAAACCAGGCCAGTGCGGCCGGTCCCACCGCCGACGGCCGTTGCACGACGTCGGCGAGCCAACGGTGTCGGCGGTGCAGTTCGAGCTGCCCGGCCGCTAGTTGGAGCATCTGGTCGACCCAGCTGCCGGCCGGTTCGGGGTAGGGCTGCAACTCGGCCACGGCATGGTCGGTCATGAGGTCGAGCAGGTCGTCGCGCGACGACAGGTAGCGATAGAGCGAGCCTGCGGTCGTCCCCAGCGCGGTGGCGACGGCGCGCATCGACACCGCGGGGAGCCCCTCAGCATCGGCCAGCGCGATGGCGGCGGCCACGATCTCGTCCCGGCTGTGCCCGGGTGTCGGGCCACGACTGCCGCGTTCGGGACGGGTCCAGATGGGTTGCGCGTCGGTCACTGTGTAACTGTAAACTGCGAACGGCGTTTGCAGTTTGCTGACCCGGGGAGGGGCCATGGAGCGGATCACGGCACGCGACGGCGCGACCATCGTGCTGCACAGCACCG
This genomic interval from Asanoa ferruginea contains the following:
- a CDS encoding sulfatase, which produces MKSRILTGLAAFFVLVLLLLPDDYASLSPWGIVVIPLEALVGVAVVVLLPARARTIVGIVAGVLLGAVSILKVLDLGFGVTLSRQFDPLSDWSLFRAAEEWLSESFGKPGAIGAVIGAILLALAIPVLATLSILRLSRVVAVRKTLALRVVAVLGVVWVALAVLGVHVVPGVPIAGRETASAAYGHAAQLREDISDQAAYAKEEATDAYRDVPSDQLLQGLRGKDVIFAFVESYGRDAVNYPQTASLLASRSQQLTAAGFQTRSGWLTSSTIGGGSWLAHSTFQSGLWINSQRRYGKFTEGSRYTLTSAFDKAGWRTVAVMPANRRDWPEGKVYGFDKEYDDRTLGYKGQGYAFSSIPDQFTMQSFQRSELAQPLNARKPVMAEIDLLSSHAPWEPVPPMMDWDALGDGSTYPGNEGKGGNPDAINNEDVSKVQDNYRRTVEYSVDSLVSYMEKYGNDNTVMVMLGDHQPSPVITGPNPNRDVPITVIAKDPKVIPKIESWGWEPGLAPSANAPVWRMDAFRDKFFAAFAKP
- a CDS encoding VOC family protein yields the protein MIRMIGRLYNVVIDCPDPPALAGFYSELLGMPVVHKREGWVVISDDRIRIAFQMAPGLRQPHWPDPERPQQMHLDVMVDDIDRASAQALALGAKRLPGDGADFRVFEDPAGHPFCLVFEV
- a CDS encoding 6-pyruvoyl trahydropterin synthase family protein, which codes for MFSVTVRDHMMIAHSFRGEVFGPAQQLHGATFLVDATFRRAELDADGIVVDIARASDELKAIVGQFNLHNLDDDPTLAGVNTTTEVLAKVIADRLAERATAGDLGEGGRELAGITVTLHESHIAWASYERSL
- a CDS encoding zinc-dependent alcohol dehydrogenase, with the protein product MSRSERAFWVVAPGAGEVRPADVAEPGPDEVRVRTIRSGVSRGTETLVFRGAVPESQHTAMRAPFQEGDFPGPVKYGYLNVGVVAEGPAELRGRTVFCLYPHQTGYVVPATAVVPVPDDVPPARAVLAGTVETAVNALWDAAPLVGDRVTVVGGGMVGCGVARLLARFPGVAVELVDVDPARAATAAALEVDFAHPEDAATDRDLVFHASAAEAGLRRSLELLRPEGTVIELSWYGDREVSVPLGAGFHSGRLNIRASQVGMVAPARRSSRSYADRLALALELLRDPAFDALVSGQHPFERLPEVLSALASGSLAGLCHVITYGE
- a CDS encoding lysylphosphatidylglycerol synthase transmembrane domain-containing protein: MTKAQIWGWVRLAGGAALLGVLVWRLGSGPFLDGIRGVNATALGTAFGLGVVTTVACAYRWALVARALGVTLPLREAVGAYYRAQFLNTTLPGGVVGDVHRAVRHGKDIGDVALGVRAVVVERMAGFVVTIALSVVTLAIFPSPVRKHMPLAVAAIGVVALVAYVIKGRFRLRTGLASPGTGIGVVVTTAVVLAGHLITFLVAARTAGATAPLRLLAPLTLLALLAMALPCNIAGWGPREGVAAWAFGAAGLTSGQGVSTAVVFGVLALVASLPGAVVLVLRWADGRRAAEKPVMLEPDGDTGVQRQLEYSHG
- a CDS encoding TetR/AcrR family transcriptional regulator, with translation MTDAQPIWTRPERGSRGPTPGHSRDEIVAAAIALADAEGLPAVSMRAVATALGTTAGSLYRYLSSRDDLLDLMTDHAVAELQPYPEPAGSWVDQMLQLAAGQLELHRRHRWLADVVQRPSAVGPAALAWFDHCLGVLEPTLAPTAAKFEAIAVVTGTVVLFSRNPPANARNPFANLDPATYPHLTTALATPGNPPRSDLFERALRSLLTGLLDNKN
- the ligA gene encoding NAD-dependent DNA ligase LigA; this translates as MSDEELPDQRVTAAQAAAAGAEPPDEARTRHAALAEEIDGHTYRYYVLDSPTVSDDEFDKLMRALIALEDEYPALRTPESPTQRVGGFTTEFRAVEHLERLLSLDNVFSTEGLAAWAERTVRDAGGPVRFLCELKVDGLAINLTYEKGRLVRGATRGDGRTGEDVTGNVRTIQGIPERLTGKNVPELLEVRGEVYFPVSAFADLNAALVEEGKAPFANPRNAAAGSLRQKDPRVTASRPLRMVVHGIGARKGFAPKSQSHSYESLRKWGLPTSERWKVVDDLAGVDDYIAYYGTHRRAVEHEIDGVVVKVDELALQGRLGSTSKAPRWAIAFKYPPQEVNTKLLDIQVNVGRTGRVTPFAVLEPVKVAGSTVALATLHNAREVERKGVLIGDTIVLRKAGDVIPEVLGPVVALRPDDARAFVMPTECPSCGTTLAPAKESDVDIRCPNARYCQAQIRERVFYLASRNVLDIEVLGYKAAAALVECGVITDEGDLFDIDGLALRDCPFFVNKDGTLGSNAIKLLDNLEEVKQSPLWRVLVALSIRHVGPTAAQALARHFGSIERIDEAPVDELSAVDGVGPTIADSLKEWFAVDWHREVVRKWRAAGVRMAEERTDEGPRPLEGLTVVVTGTLNEFSRDQASEEIASRGGKVTGSVSKKTDFVVVGDNPGSKYDKAMSLKVPVLDEAGLRVLLSDGPDAARASALSDEA
- a CDS encoding RibD family protein, producing MAERPYILLSCAMSIDGYVNDCGDERLLLSNEADFLRVDEVRAGCDAILVGAETLRRDNPRLVVKSPEHRDARVARGEHPSPRKVTVTEGGGLDAEAEFFQSGEAEKLVYCASSTVDQAQARLGRHATIVDGGQPVNLRRVTEDLYARGVGRLMVEGGSTIHTQFLTEELADELHLVVAPFFVGDAKAPRFVGEGEFPWSQERRATLAEVRQVGDVVLLRYALSSRFGTV
- a CDS encoding methionine synthase, which codes for MPGDDIAEAQRVVFGELPDLPHLAELPDRGPGADIIGRTSAFLVDLPVELYVGTWRIAARPGRDLRRAADFLDRDLDQLTEQGDGFTGVVKVQAAGPYTLAANVDLPVGGRLLRDPGAVRDLITSLTEGLRTHVDDVRRRLPGATVLLQVDEPALPTVLAGHVPTESGFSAYRAVETNTAADALRALVSGVGAPVTFHCCAADVPISLFVSAGASALSLDLSLVGSLDPLGEAIDAGVGLLAGVAPTSGARAPGHKDLVDRVRGVWNQLGFSADLLRRQVVVTPTCGLAGASATYAKDVLAACRDAGRRLVEE
- a CDS encoding glycosyltransferase family 4 protein is translated as MNLSPPGGVHVIVPDEIDDPSAPSGGNAYDRRVFDGLAALGWAVREHPVPVGTALGPVLDTLPDGALVLVDGLLATSVPVDRVGRLRLVVLVHMIFGGPGEREVLAAADALLTTSEWSRRNVLDTYGLPAFVAAPGVEPQPVTPPGATGSRLLCVAAVLPHKGHDVLAKALAMLPEAGWTCVCVGSLSRAPEFASDVRAGAPAGMRFVGPRTGADLDAAYADADLLVLPSRADSYGMVVTEALARGIPVLTTTAQGLPDTLGRAPDGSRPGLLVPPDDPAALAAALRRWLTEPSARDALRASAQLRRTTLTGWPVTAKLASDVLSTVAMRESTSR
- a CDS encoding class I SAM-dependent methyltransferase, whose translation is MTSTLMPGVSPDWLSLREPADARSRAADLVDDLRERVGDAPRMVIHDLGCGTGSAARWLAPKLPAAQHWIMWDRDPDLLAAALAGKPDGITAATRVRDIGTLHAADLAGAALVTASALIDILTVDEVDAIASACAGAGVPALIMLSVVGRVEFTPADPFDAEVAAAFNAHQRRSVGGRRLLGPDAVAALDEAFARHGVATTLRPSPWQLGADDRALLEVWFREWLAAAVDQVPALAAPAAGYARRRTAEIAEGRLTASVHHVDLLALP
- a CDS encoding CDP-alcohol phosphatidyltransferase family protein — its product is MRMVRSGPLVGMFAQFTVLAAVAAAVGLGPLGWVAGAAFAISTMILLQHGLSSSGLSTYGPADWVTAGRTILIGAVAALVVDGIQRTPPVAMVVGLVVVALLLDGVDGQVARRTGTTSAFGARFDMEADSFLVLVLSAYVAHTAGWWVLAIGAMRYAFLAGIWSTRWMRGTLPPRYWRKVVAATQGIALVTATAGVLPFRPTLVLLLIAFALLLESFGRDVVWLWRDGHPVTRTRVIGRLLPRE
- a CDS encoding GTP cyclohydrolase II, whose protein sequence is MDDATIRTQVSVPLRFPDGYSTLAEVFTFRGLADDREHIALGLGDWRGTLDRDEAPLVRPHSECLTGDVFGSERCDCGPQLREAVERISNAGGLLLYLRQEGRGIGLYAKLDAYALQDTGMDTYEANLALGHAEDERDYTVAAQMLGALGVSRIALLTNNPDKEEQLTSLGVKVTKRVPTRLHLSPANAGYLAAKARHARRTIEPDWLAS